In Thermococcus gorgonarius, the genomic window CGTTGATTATCTCCTCTCTAATTTCCTCCAATGCCTTCTCAAGTTCTTCCCCTTCCATCATTTCTGCCAGAAGGCGATAAGCTTCAGCACCTTTCTTGGCGAGCCAGCTGGCACCTCGTATTCTCTCGGCCTTCATTTCCTCTATGATCATTTTGACTTCGGTGGGCAGCATGTCCGGACACCTCAATAAGTTGGACGGCTGCTTTATCACTTTTTCCTTAGTGAACGGGGATTTATTTCACCGCCGGTGAAAACAAGGCTTAAGTATTTTACAACTGTAAAACTTTCGGTGACTGCAATGACAAAGGTCAAGGTGGGAATCAACGGCTATGGAACTATTGGAAAGCGCGTCGCCTACGCCGTAAGTAGACAGGACGATATGGAACTCACCGGTGTTACCAAGACGAAGCCGGATTTCGAGGCTTACCTGGCAAAGGAGAGAGGAATCCCCGTTTACGCCGCGAGCGAGGAGTTCCTACCGCGCTTTGAGAAGGCCGGCTTTGAGGTTGCTGGAACTCTCAACGACCTCCTCGAAGAGGTTGATGTCGTCGTCGATGCAACGCCCGGAGGAATGGGTGCCAAAAACAAGGCCCTCTACGAGAAGGCCGGAGTTAAGGCCATCTTCCAGGGTGGAGAAAAGGCGAGCGTTGCCGAGGTTTCCTTCGTGGCCCAGGCCAACTATGAGAAGGCCCTTGGGAAGGACTACGTCAGGGTTGTCTCCTGCAATACGACGGGCTTGACCAGAACGCTCTCTGCCCTGCAGGAGTACATAGACTACGTTTACGCTGTGATGATACGCCGTGCAGCAGACCCGAACGACTCCAAGCGTGGGCCGATAAACGCAATAAAGCCGACCGTTGAAGTCCCCTCCCATCACGGGCCCGACGTGCAGACGGTCATTCCGATAAACATCGAGACGATGGCATTTGTGGTTCCAACGACGCTCATGCACGTGCACAGCGTAATGATTGAGCTCAAGAAGCCCATAACCGAAAAGGACGTCATAGACATCTTCGAGAACACCACCAGGGTTCTGCTCTTCGAGAAGGAGAAGGGCTTCGACAGCACGGCACAGCTCATAGAGTTCGCCCGCGACCTGCACCGCGAGTGGAACAACCTCTACGAGATTGCCGTTTGGAAGGAGAGCATAAGCGTAAAGGGCAAGAGGCTCTTCTACATCCAGGCCGTCCACCAGGAGAGCGACGTAGTTCCCGAGAACGTCGATGCGATAAGGGCGATGTTCGAGCTGGCCGACAAGTGGGAGAGCATAAAGAAGACGAACAAGAGTTTGGGAATTTTGAAGTGATTAAAACTTTTCCGGAAGAACCTTTATTCCCTTTCTTTTTGCCAGGCTTCTGAGCTTTCTATCGAATGTGACTAGTGTTCCCTTCTCCAGAGCATGAAGCAGAACCACAACATCGTTGAACCTTGATAGTGAGATTTTCTCTCTAACCAGAAGGTTTAGGGCATTCTCGATGGTTTTGGGACTTTCACTCAGCCCCCTGAACCTGGGATCATCCATGTATCCCTTAAGAGACTCAAGCGCATCTTTGGCCGAAAAACCGTTGTTTTTGAAGAACCACACGTACTCTTGCATAACTATTGTCGGAACATACCACCTATCCAGGGACTCAAGCATGTTCTCTGCTTCACTGTGGAACTCTGTGTCCTCAAAGGTGTCATAGATGAGAACGTTCGTGTCTATGACCCCATGCATTCTTTCATGCCCTCCTCAATGGACTTCTCTATTTCCTCTGGAGTGATGTTCCTGCCCAGCTTAAGGCGTTTTCTCTGTTTCTTGAGTCTTTGAATCACTATCTTGTCTCCTTCGAGGCTAACCTCAAGAATTTCCCCTTCTTTTATCCCAAGGGCCTTTCTAATCTCCGCCGGGATAGTTATTTGATAGTTTCTCGTTACTTTTGTAATGCCCATAGTAGGTTCACCTTACTAGTAGGTTCGTGCCACTCCTATATTAAAGTTGCGAACAACGTTAAAATCCCAACTTTTTCTTTACTTCTTCAGCGCTCAGCCCCTTCACGAGCAAGTCCTTTTCCCTGCTCGTTTCGCCCTTCACTATCTCGACCTCCGCGCCGAAGAGCTTCGAGAAGAACTTCACGACCTCTTTGTTCGCCTTCCCCTCGACGGGTGGAGCCTTGATTTTGACCTTCAGCCTTCCGCGCCATTCGTCAATTCCCTCAATAGCGTTCTTTTTTGCCTTCGGCTGGACGTGGATAAAGAGGAGCGTTCCACCCTTCGTCTCCTTCAGGAACTTCATCCTATCACCCCCTTCGGGTAGGTTAAGCCCTTTAAACCCCTTTGCCTTAGTCTCCTCCATGAGAACTTTCATAATCAAGGCAAACGAGGCCCATACGAGGGCGGATTTCAGACTAAACGATCTCCCCGGGACGAGCGGAAGAATCGACCTCCTGTGCAGGGTTCTGAACTCTGCCTTTCTCCTCTCCCACGGCTTCAGAAAGAACGTTAGGGTCTGGCTTCTCCTCTACGGCCCGCCGAATCCTCCCAAGGCAATACGGTTTGAAGGACCCAAGCTAAAGGTTCGCCTGAACCCAGACGAGAGGAGCACGGCTAAGCTGATAATGAAGGTATTAAAAGCTGGTGAAGACCTCAGGGAGCCGGGAAAAGAGATTGAGGTTTATCCGGGTCTCTACGTTAGCAACAGAACCTTTGAGGACGTAATACGGCTGACCGTGAAGAATTCCGCGCTCTACTACCTCCACGAGGATGGAAAGCCAATAGGCGAGTTGAGCTTCCCCCAGAACGTTGCCTTTGTCCTTGGAGACCATAAGGGCTTGAGCAGAGAAGACGAGGCCTTTTTGGACAACATAGCCGAGAGGGTGAGCGTTGGGAGAAAAAGCTACCTCGCGTCGCACGTTGTTACCTACGTCAACATCTTTCTTGACTCCCTCCCAAATCCTCCCTAATACCTCCAGACGATCTCCGGTGGAAACTCGCCGCGCTTAAGCTTTTCGAGTATATCTCGGGCAACTGAGTGAGCGAGGTCAAAGGTTTTCCTGTCGATCAGCCCGTAGTTCAGGGCCATTTCCAGCTCGTCTTCATCGAGGAGAAAGGCCTCGCCGTTGGGGAAGACGAAGATGTCGAGGAAAAGGTCGAGCATCTCAAGCTTGCTCCCCT contains:
- a CDS encoding phosphorylating glyceraldehyde-3-phosphate dehydrogenase, whose amino-acid sequence is MTKVKVGINGYGTIGKRVAYAVSRQDDMELTGVTKTKPDFEAYLAKERGIPVYAASEEFLPRFEKAGFEVAGTLNDLLEEVDVVVDATPGGMGAKNKALYEKAGVKAIFQGGEKASVAEVSFVAQANYEKALGKDYVRVVSCNTTGLTRTLSALQEYIDYVYAVMIRRAADPNDSKRGPINAIKPTVEVPSHHGPDVQTVIPINIETMAFVVPTTLMHVHSVMIELKKPITEKDVIDIFENTTRVLLFEKEKGFDSTAQLIEFARDLHREWNNLYEIAVWKESISVKGKRLFYIQAVHQESDVVPENVDAIRAMFELADKWESIKKTNKSLGILK
- a CDS encoding PIN domain-containing protein, whose amino-acid sequence is MHGVIDTNVLIYDTFEDTEFHSEAENMLESLDRWYVPTIVMQEYVWFFKNNGFSAKDALESLKGYMDDPRFRGLSESPKTIENALNLLVREKISLSRFNDVVVLLHALEKGTLVTFDRKLRSLAKRKGIKVLPEKF
- a CDS encoding AbrB/MazE/SpoVT family DNA-binding domain-containing protein, with amino-acid sequence MGITKVTRNYQITIPAEIRKALGIKEGEILEVSLEGDKIVIQRLKKQRKRLKLGRNITPEEIEKSIEEGMKECMGS
- a CDS encoding DUF167 domain-containing protein, with amino-acid sequence MKFLKETKGGTLLFIHVQPKAKKNAIEGIDEWRGRLKVKIKAPPVEGKANKEVVKFFSKLFGAEVEIVKGETSREKDLLVKGLSAEEVKKKLGF
- the trmY gene encoding tRNA (pseudouridine(54)-N(1))-methyltransferase TrmY, which gives rise to MRTFIIKANEAHTRADFRLNDLPGTSGRIDLLCRVLNSAFLLSHGFRKNVRVWLLLYGPPNPPKAIRFEGPKLKVRLNPDERSTAKLIMKVLKAGEDLREPGKEIEVYPGLYVSNRTFEDVIRLTVKNSALYYLHEDGKPIGELSFPQNVAFVLGDHKGLSREDEAFLDNIAERVSVGRKSYLASHVVTYVNIFLDSLPNPP